The Vibrio agarivorans genome window below encodes:
- the sppA gene encoding signal peptide peptidase SppA — MKTLFKFIGMIFKGFWKAITFIRMALANLLFLVFIAVLFFTFKQAEQVTALPEVKKESALIVNISGPIVEERSYLNPMDSITGSLLGSEMPRENVLFDIVDTIRHAQDDPQITGIVLALNEMPETNLTKLRYIAKALTEFRTSGKPVYAAGGMYNQSQYSLASYADKIFLSPDGGVMLKGYSAYNLYYKALLEKLDVNTHVFRVGTYKSAIEPFTRDDMSPEAKEAASRWLSQMWGAYVDDVASNRDIKPEALNPSMEEFLALMKEVNGDVAALALKIGLVDELATRQEIRAQMADVFGAKGKDSYNAIGFYEYQNTFFNDYSSASDDIAVVVVSGAIMDGRQQRNTVGGDTTAALLRQARNDDDVKAVVLRVDSPGGSAFASEVIRHEVVALRQAGKPVVVSMSSLAASGGYWVSMSADKIIAQPTTLTGSIGVFSVITTFEKGLDNIGVNTDGIGTSPFSGVGVTTGLSDGASQAIQLGVEHAYSRFTGLVAEGRNIDINEMQKIAEGRVWTGQDAMNLGLVDEMGDFDDALAAAAELAELDDYNVHWVQEPLSPVQQFLNEMFNQVSIAAFEHFNVSLPSAITPITEQMTQDANLLNSFNDPKGHYALCLNCNLL; from the coding sequence ATGAAAACTCTGTTTAAGTTTATCGGCATGATATTCAAAGGCTTTTGGAAAGCGATAACCTTCATCCGAATGGCGCTTGCCAACCTACTTTTCTTGGTATTTATTGCCGTTCTTTTCTTTACCTTTAAACAAGCTGAGCAGGTCACAGCATTGCCAGAAGTGAAAAAAGAGTCAGCGCTTATTGTTAACATTTCAGGACCAATCGTAGAAGAGCGCTCTTACCTTAACCCGATGGACTCGATTACAGGCTCTCTTCTTGGCAGCGAAATGCCACGCGAAAACGTGCTGTTTGATATTGTCGACACCATCCGCCATGCGCAGGATGATCCACAAATCACAGGCATTGTGCTTGCGCTCAATGAAATGCCAGAAACCAACCTCACAAAGCTTCGCTATATCGCTAAAGCGCTGACAGAGTTTCGCACTTCGGGTAAACCTGTCTATGCAGCTGGCGGTATGTACAACCAAAGCCAGTACTCCCTCGCAAGCTATGCCGATAAGATTTTTCTCTCTCCTGATGGCGGCGTTATGCTAAAAGGCTACAGCGCCTACAACCTGTATTACAAAGCGCTGTTAGAGAAGCTCGATGTTAACACTCATGTATTCCGAGTCGGTACTTACAAATCTGCGATTGAGCCCTTTACTCGTGATGACATGTCACCAGAGGCGAAAGAAGCAGCTTCACGTTGGTTGAGCCAAATGTGGGGAGCGTATGTTGATGATGTGGCAAGCAACCGTGACATCAAACCGGAAGCTCTAAACCCTTCTATGGAAGAGTTCTTGGCGTTGATGAAAGAAGTCAATGGCGATGTCGCTGCTCTTGCACTGAAAATCGGTTTAGTTGATGAGCTGGCAACGCGCCAAGAGATCCGCGCTCAAATGGCGGATGTTTTTGGAGCAAAAGGCAAAGACAGCTATAACGCAATTGGTTTCTACGAATACCAGAACACCTTCTTTAACGATTACTCAAGCGCCAGCGATGACATCGCCGTTGTGGTGGTAAGTGGTGCGATTATGGATGGCCGTCAACAGCGTAATACTGTGGGTGGTGATACAACAGCTGCGCTTCTTCGCCAAGCACGCAACGATGATGACGTCAAAGCTGTGGTATTGCGAGTCGATAGCCCGGGTGGTAGCGCATTTGCTTCGGAAGTGATTCGTCACGAAGTGGTCGCCTTGCGTCAGGCCGGTAAGCCTGTTGTCGTCTCAATGTCGAGTTTGGCGGCATCCGGTGGTTACTGGGTTTCAATGAGCGCCGATAAGATAATCGCTCAACCAACCACTCTCACCGGCTCTATCGGTGTCTTTAGTGTGATTACCACCTTCGAGAAAGGCCTAGATAATATTGGCGTGAATACTGATGGCATCGGCACCTCACCGTTTTCGGGTGTGGGCGTGACAACCGGCCTGTCTGATGGCGCTTCACAGGCGATTCAGCTAGGCGTAGAGCATGCCTATAGTCGCTTTACTGGTCTGGTTGCAGAAGGTCGTAACATCGATATCAACGAGATGCAAAAGATTGCAGAAGGCCGAGTTTGGACTGGTCAAGATGCGATGAACCTAGGTCTGGTTGATGAGATGGGTGATTTCGATGATGCCCTAGCCGCAGCGGCTGAGTTAGCCGAGTTAGACGACTACAATGTGCATTGGGTGCAAGAGCCTCTCTCTCCTGTTCAACAGTTCCTCAATGAAATGTTCAATCAAGTTTCTATTGCTGCATTCGAGCATTTTAATGTCTCGCTTCCATCAGCGATTACGCCGATCACCGAGCAAATGACTCAGGATGCAAACCTGCTAAATAGTTTCAATGACCCTAAAGGTCATTATGCCTTGTGCTTGAACTGTAACCTGCTCTAG
- a CDS encoding low molecular weight phosphotyrosine protein phosphatase, translating to MFDRILIVCVGNICRSPAAESLLKRLFPNKQINSAGIEAVAGRKADDLAIQVSSNNGFDIQNHKATKLTREMCASYDLILVMEKEHLTLLSHLAPEARGKAFLLGKWLSDAEIPDPYNKSREAFDHVYKLIEQSVNAWSSKIPQ from the coding sequence ATGTTTGATAGAATACTGATTGTTTGTGTCGGCAATATATGCCGTTCTCCAGCCGCAGAGTCACTTCTAAAGCGACTTTTTCCTAATAAACAGATCAATTCTGCAGGAATTGAAGCTGTGGCTGGTCGTAAAGCTGATGACTTAGCGATCCAAGTGAGCTCAAACAATGGTTTTGACATTCAAAACCATAAGGCGACTAAGTTGACTCGCGAAATGTGTGCTAGCTACGATTTAATTCTAGTTATGGAGAAAGAACATCTCACCTTATTGTCTCATCTCGCGCCAGAAGCACGAGGGAAAGCATTTTTATTAGGCAAGTGGCTTAGTGATGCAGAGATCCCTGATCCGTACAATAAAAGCAGAGAAGCTTTTGACCATGTTTACAAATTGATCGAGCAGTCCGTAAATGCTTGGTCATCAAAAATCCCGCAGTGA
- a CDS encoding NADPH-dependent 2,4-dienoyl-CoA reductase: MYPNLLKPLDLGFTQLRNRVLMGSMHTGLEEHKEGLDKLAAFYEERAKGGVGLIVTGGFSPNLRGRLHPLSAEFSKPKHAQAHKVVTEAVHRHGGKIALQILHAGRYAMHPFAQSASSIKAPIARFAPSEMSSRQIRNTIEAFSNSASLAQLAGYDGVEIMGSEGYLINQFLCKRTNMRYDEWGGSYKKRMRFPIEIVKSMRKAVGKEFIIIFRLSMLDLVEQGSTFEDVVELAKELESAGVTIINTGIGWHEARVPTIATQVPRGAFTWVTEKVKPYVSIPVVTCNRINTPEEAEKILASGQADMVSMARPFLADPYFVQKAQQEKSQLINTCIGCNQACLDNVFKGKAASCLVNPLACREAELKVEQAAQSKTIAVVGAGPAGLACATTLAQRGHRVDLIERNDRIGGQFRLAMQIPGKEEFRETIRYFANRIDETGVNLLLDTEADLEQLKEYDEVILATGVEPRKVSIDGLEGSDKVIDYQTLIRDKTDVGNKIAIIGAGGIGVDVASMLTEPQGHNLDDWLHDWGIDKEMEQPGGLYPFPDSVSDKTVWLLQRRKGRVGKGPGKTTGWIHKRTLEKRGVNLVGGVSYNKVDSDGLHITLGGNQQLLDADKIIVCAGQESVRPFENQWSELGEKLHVIGGADYAGELDAVRAIKQGVELALKL; the protein is encoded by the coding sequence ATGTACCCAAATCTATTGAAACCACTCGACCTCGGTTTTACTCAACTACGTAATAGAGTGCTGATGGGCTCAATGCACACAGGACTTGAGGAACACAAAGAGGGGCTAGATAAGTTAGCCGCCTTTTACGAAGAGCGCGCCAAGGGCGGTGTCGGGCTTATTGTCACAGGGGGATTTTCTCCTAACTTACGTGGTCGCTTACATCCACTCAGTGCGGAGTTCAGTAAGCCCAAGCATGCGCAAGCACATAAGGTTGTCACCGAGGCGGTACATCGTCACGGCGGCAAGATCGCGTTACAGATTTTGCATGCGGGTCGTTATGCGATGCATCCATTTGCTCAAAGTGCTTCTTCAATCAAAGCCCCAATCGCGCGCTTTGCCCCGAGCGAGATGAGCTCACGTCAAATTCGCAACACAATTGAGGCCTTTTCTAACAGCGCTTCACTAGCCCAATTAGCGGGTTATGATGGGGTTGAGATCATGGGCTCAGAAGGTTATCTCATTAACCAGTTTTTATGTAAACGAACCAACATGCGTTATGACGAATGGGGTGGCAGTTATAAAAAACGCATGCGTTTCCCCATCGAAATTGTTAAGTCGATGCGTAAGGCTGTTGGCAAAGAGTTCATTATTATATTCCGTCTGTCGATGTTGGACTTGGTAGAGCAGGGCAGTACATTTGAGGATGTTGTGGAGCTGGCTAAAGAGCTAGAGAGTGCAGGCGTCACCATCATCAACACTGGTATTGGCTGGCATGAAGCACGCGTTCCTACTATCGCGACTCAAGTTCCCCGTGGTGCATTTACTTGGGTGACTGAGAAGGTGAAGCCTTATGTTTCGATCCCGGTTGTCACCTGTAATCGAATTAATACCCCGGAAGAAGCAGAGAAAATATTGGCCTCGGGGCAGGCTGATATGGTGTCAATGGCGCGTCCATTTCTCGCAGACCCGTATTTTGTGCAGAAAGCCCAACAAGAGAAAAGCCAGCTAATCAATACCTGTATCGGCTGTAACCAAGCCTGTCTCGACAATGTGTTTAAAGGCAAAGCGGCGAGCTGTCTGGTGAACCCTCTCGCGTGTCGGGAGGCTGAACTTAAGGTTGAGCAAGCTGCGCAAAGTAAAACTATCGCAGTAGTGGGGGCGGGGCCTGCTGGTCTTGCCTGCGCAACAACCCTAGCGCAGCGCGGGCACAGAGTTGATCTAATTGAACGTAATGATCGCATTGGAGGTCAATTCCGCCTTGCAATGCAGATCCCGGGTAAAGAAGAATTTAGGGAGACGATTCGCTACTTTGCTAATCGCATCGATGAAACGGGCGTTAATCTTCTGCTGGACACGGAAGCAGATTTAGAGCAGCTGAAAGAGTACGATGAGGTCATACTTGCTACGGGTGTAGAGCCTCGCAAAGTCTCGATTGATGGCTTAGAAGGTTCGGATAAAGTCATCGACTATCAAACGTTAATCAGAGACAAAACGGATGTTGGAAATAAGATAGCGATCATTGGCGCTGGTGGCATTGGTGTTGATGTCGCAAGTATGCTGACTGAGCCTCAAGGACATAACCTAGACGACTGGCTGCATGATTGGGGCATTGATAAAGAGATGGAACAACCTGGTGGCCTTTATCCGTTCCCCGATTCAGTATCCGATAAAACCGTATGGTTATTACAACGCCGTAAAGGGCGCGTAGGTAAAGGACCGGGCAAAACAACCGGTTGGATTCATAAACGCACACTCGAAAAGCGCGGTGTGAATCTTGTAGGCGGCGTAAGCTACAACAAGGTTGATAGTGACGGTCTCCACATTACTCTAGGAGGCAATCAACAGTTGTTAGACGCCGATAAAATCATTGTTTGCGCTGGACAAGAGTCCGTCAGGCCATTTGAAAACCAATGGTCAGAGCTTGGAGAGAAACTCCATGTGATTGGCGGCGCTGATTACGCAGGTGAGCTTGATGCGGTGAGAGCGATTAAGCAAGGTGTTGAGTTGGCGTTAAAATTATAG
- a CDS encoding DUF2989 domain-containing protein, which translates to MMNQLAKIGAMIASLTLLNGCFDNTTDTDRLCQDNPALQCEYLNMDDGQCRIPRTDLVWHKYEVQKHPTDVNKIKEIELVSAYRGCLELSAQIEPIDGRDRKTHRVETMIYMGEEQARLTENLKSRNSAEVLYFLWSKTGDESARRQFLQREGHPELDTASMQYALATFYSSRNEQKTEQLLHRSLELTGATAPNVEIFKTLSSLYYRNKKAEQAYLWSMIAKAHGVPIASDEELSYLYRDLDSAQKTELNKQVDVILQEVELGSYQSRSIKL; encoded by the coding sequence ATGATGAATCAGTTGGCAAAAATAGGCGCGATGATCGCCTCTCTTACCCTCCTCAATGGGTGCTTTGATAACACAACCGATACAGATAGGTTGTGTCAAGACAACCCTGCTTTGCAGTGTGAATATCTCAATATGGATGATGGACAATGCCGCATCCCACGAACCGATCTGGTGTGGCACAAATATGAGGTACAAAAACACCCGACTGATGTTAACAAAATTAAAGAGATCGAACTTGTTTCAGCATATCGTGGTTGCTTAGAACTATCAGCTCAAATCGAGCCAATTGATGGCCGCGATAGAAAAACCCACCGTGTAGAAACCATGATCTACATGGGGGAGGAGCAAGCTCGCCTCACAGAAAACCTAAAATCACGCAATTCTGCAGAAGTGCTGTATTTCCTTTGGTCGAAAACAGGAGATGAAAGCGCTCGCCGACAATTTCTGCAACGTGAAGGACATCCAGAGCTAGACACCGCGTCAATGCAATACGCTCTCGCCACATTTTACAGTTCAAGAAACGAACAAAAAACAGAACAACTCCTGCACCGATCACTAGAGCTAACAGGAGCCACTGCGCCTAATGTTGAGATTTTCAAAACCCTTAGTAGCTTGTATTACCGAAACAAAAAAGCGGAGCAAGCCTACTTATGGTCAATGATCGCGAAAGCACATGGCGTTCCAATTGCATCAGATGAAGAGTTGTCTTACTTATATCGTGACCTAGATTCAGCTCAGAAAACCGAACTCAACAAGCAAGTTGACGTAATTTTGCAAGAAGTTGAACTCGGGTCCTACCAAAGCCGCAGTATTAAGTTATAG
- a CDS encoding polysaccharide export protein, producing MTGVLKNSLALLAIFLIQACTIPGSHIDVDTGARTAQSEVTVIKLSSENIIQFASEKVLAQSNPILEQQIQSYEYRIGVGDVLNIVVWDHPELTIPAGSYRSSEEAGSWVHSDGSIFYPYVGTVNVAGKTVTQVRDVLAEKLALYIESPQIDVNVAAFRSQKVYITGEVNLPSQQSLTNIPLTLLDAINVAGGLSQDADWRNVVLTRDGSEEVISLSALIQSGDLKHNRLLHHGDIVHIPRNDSQKVFVMGEVNSPQLLKIDRAGMSLTEALSAVGGINELSADATGVFVVRSASMYQDNLADIYQLDIQDATALVIGTEFELKPYDIVYVTAAPVSRWNRVIAQLIPTISGFNSLTEGTNRIRNW from the coding sequence ATGACTGGCGTATTAAAGAATAGTCTCGCGTTATTGGCAATATTTCTTATTCAAGCGTGCACTATTCCAGGATCTCATATCGATGTTGATACTGGAGCTAGAACTGCTCAAAGTGAGGTAACAGTCATCAAGCTTAGCTCCGAGAATATTATTCAGTTTGCGTCTGAAAAGGTACTTGCCCAATCTAATCCAATCCTTGAACAGCAGATACAGAGTTATGAATATCGAATTGGGGTGGGGGATGTACTTAATATCGTCGTTTGGGACCACCCTGAACTTACCATTCCAGCAGGCTCTTACAGGAGCTCAGAAGAGGCGGGAAGTTGGGTCCATTCTGATGGAAGCATATTCTACCCATATGTAGGTACAGTGAATGTAGCAGGTAAAACGGTAACTCAAGTAAGAGACGTCTTGGCTGAAAAGCTCGCGCTTTACATTGAGAGCCCACAAATTGATGTAAACGTTGCTGCATTTCGTTCTCAAAAAGTTTATATCACAGGTGAAGTTAACTTACCGAGCCAACAGAGTCTCACCAATATTCCTCTTACATTGTTAGATGCGATAAATGTAGCTGGTGGATTATCACAGGATGCTGATTGGAGAAATGTTGTTTTGACACGCGATGGGAGTGAGGAAGTTATTTCACTCTCCGCCCTCATTCAATCTGGGGATCTGAAGCATAATCGATTACTCCACCATGGTGATATTGTTCATATTCCAAGAAACGACAGTCAAAAAGTATTTGTGATGGGTGAAGTCAACTCACCACAGCTTCTCAAAATTGATCGAGCGGGAATGAGTCTTACGGAAGCATTAAGTGCGGTAGGAGGGATTAACGAGCTGTCTGCGGATGCTACGGGTGTGTTTGTTGTGCGTTCAGCCTCGATGTATCAAGACAATTTGGCAGATATTTATCAGCTTGATATTCAAGATGCAACCGCTTTGGTGATCGGCACAGAGTTTGAACTAAAGCCTTACGATATCGTTTATGTAACAGCTGCGCCTGTATCTCGCTGGAATAGGGTCATTGCCCAACTAATCCCGACAATTAGTGGTTTTAATAGTTTAACCGAAGGCACGAATAGAATTCGAAACTGGTAA
- the msrB gene encoding peptide-methionine (R)-S-oxide reductase MsrB has translation MEKIEKPDAVWRQELSEEEFRVCREQGTEPPFSGTLLHNRDTGVYNCTCCEAPLFESDNKFDSGCGWPSFDAPINSEAIRYLSDTSHGMVRTEIRCARCDSHLGHVFPDGPPTTGERFCVNSVSLIFDKTES, from the coding sequence ATGGAAAAGATAGAGAAGCCTGATGCCGTATGGCGTCAGGAACTGAGTGAGGAAGAATTTCGAGTTTGCCGAGAGCAGGGCACGGAGCCACCATTCTCGGGAACGTTACTGCATAACCGTGATACTGGTGTCTATAACTGCACCTGTTGTGAGGCCCCGCTATTTGAGTCTGACAACAAGTTTGATTCAGGCTGTGGCTGGCCGAGTTTCGATGCCCCGATAAATAGCGAGGCAATTCGTTACTTGAGTGATACCAGTCACGGAATGGTGCGTACAGAGATCCGCTGTGCTCGCTGCGATAGCCATCTAGGCCATGTTTTTCCTGATGGCCCTCCGACAACCGGCGAGCGTTTTTGCGTCAATTCAGTTTCGTTAATTTTTGACAAAACTGAAAGCTGA
- a CDS encoding D-hexose-6-phosphate mutarotase → MDYSTLPTVSALSDCVTIAQLEDIKIVRVQHEKASAAISLHGGHVMSFIPTGKPDLIWMSKEAKFDGKAALRGGIPVCWPWFGRIATPAHGFARTTQWELVEHRENDNGVIVELALYPSEETHDIWPHMFDARLIVEVSDVLKVSLHVTNIDDQAWTFSGALHTYLNVGDILNTQTRGMGLEYIDSLQNGKVCQGEDTLILSDTIDRVYTQPEAQIVVEDPALERNISVENQGHNSAVLWNPWAEGAKGMGDMNDDGYQTMLCVESTVHANSLEQGMTLQPGESHVLATIISA, encoded by the coding sequence ATGGACTACTCAACTCTCCCAACCGTTAGTGCCCTATCTGATTGCGTGACCATCGCACAGCTTGAAGACATTAAAATCGTTCGCGTTCAACATGAAAAAGCCTCTGCGGCGATATCTCTTCACGGCGGTCATGTGATGTCATTTATCCCAACAGGCAAGCCAGATTTAATTTGGATGAGCAAAGAAGCGAAATTCGATGGCAAAGCTGCCCTTCGTGGCGGTATCCCTGTTTGCTGGCCTTGGTTTGGTCGCATTGCCACGCCTGCGCACGGCTTTGCCCGCACTACACAATGGGAGCTAGTAGAGCATCGTGAAAACGACAATGGTGTGATTGTTGAGCTTGCTCTTTACCCTTCTGAAGAGACTCATGACATTTGGCCACATATGTTTGACGCACGATTGATTGTCGAGGTCTCTGATGTGTTGAAGGTGTCACTGCATGTGACCAACATTGACGACCAAGCCTGGACTTTCTCTGGCGCTCTACACACTTACCTTAATGTTGGCGATATTCTTAACACTCAAACGCGCGGCATGGGGCTTGAGTACATAGATAGCTTGCAAAACGGTAAAGTGTGCCAAGGTGAAGATACACTGATCCTCAGCGATACGATTGATCGCGTCTACACCCAACCAGAGGCGCAAATTGTGGTTGAAGATCCAGCCCTTGAGCGTAACATTAGTGTCGAAAACCAAGGTCATAACTCCGCCGTACTATGGAACCCATGGGCGGAAGGCGCAAAAGGGATGGGCGACATGAACGATGATGGTTATCAGACTATGCTGTGTGTTGAATCGACTGTACACGCGAATAGCCTTGAACAAGGGATGACTTTGCAGCCAGGCGAGTCGCATGTTTTAGCAACGATTATCTCGGCATAA
- a CDS encoding YeaC family protein, which translates to MDVNQLLEAITPEVYQRLSYAVETGRWPEGQTLTQAQRDSCMQAVMLYQSKHNTEAQHMTVAAGGDIAFKSKSELKRQFQAQQEDIARFKVSESEA; encoded by the coding sequence ATGGATGTAAACCAACTTCTTGAAGCAATCACTCCAGAGGTCTATCAGCGATTAAGCTATGCTGTAGAGACTGGTCGTTGGCCAGAAGGCCAAACATTAACGCAAGCTCAGCGCGACTCTTGTATGCAAGCCGTGATGCTATATCAATCCAAACACAACACCGAAGCACAGCACATGACAGTCGCAGCCGGTGGTGATATTGCGTTTAAATCTAAGAGTGAGTTGAAGCGCCAGTTTCAAGCACAGCAGGAAGACATTGCTCGCTTTAAGGTTTCTGAAAGCGAGGCTTGA
- the gap gene encoding type I glyceraldehyde-3-phosphate dehydrogenase, producing MTIKVGINGFGRIGRFVFRAAQERADIEVVGINDLIDVDYMAYMLKYDSTHGRFNGTVEVEGGNLIVNGKTVRVTAERNPEDLKWDEIGVDVVAEATGLFLTDETARKHITAGAKKVVLTGPSKDATPMFVSGVNFDTYAGQDIVSNASCTTNCLAPIAKVLNDKFGIESGLMTTVHATTATQKTVDGPSAKDWRGGRGASQNIIPSSTGAAKAVGVVLPEVNGKLTGMAFRVPTANVSVVDLTVNLKNGASYEAICAAMKEASEGEMAGVLGYTEDQVVSQDFIGEVCTSVFDAKAGIALNDKFVKVVSWYDNEIGYSNKVLDLIAHVSK from the coding sequence ATGACTATCAAAGTAGGTATTAATGGTTTTGGCCGTATCGGTCGTTTCGTTTTCCGTGCAGCACAAGAGCGCGCTGACATCGAAGTAGTAGGTATCAACGACCTAATCGACGTAGATTACATGGCTTACATGCTTAAGTATGACTCAACTCACGGCCGTTTCAACGGTACTGTTGAAGTTGAAGGCGGTAACCTAATCGTTAACGGTAAAACTGTACGTGTTACAGCTGAGCGTAACCCAGAAGACCTAAAATGGGACGAAATCGGTGTTGACGTTGTTGCTGAAGCAACAGGTCTTTTCCTAACTGACGAGACTGCACGTAAGCACATCACTGCTGGCGCGAAGAAAGTTGTTCTAACTGGTCCTTCAAAAGACGCTACTCCAATGTTCGTTAGCGGCGTAAACTTCGACACTTACGCTGGTCAAGACATCGTTTCTAACGCTTCTTGTACTACTAACTGTCTAGCGCCTATCGCTAAAGTTCTTAACGACAAGTTCGGTATCGAGTCTGGTCTTATGACTACAGTTCACGCTACTACAGCAACTCAAAAAACTGTAGATGGCCCTTCTGCTAAAGACTGGCGCGGTGGCCGTGGTGCTTCTCAGAACATCATCCCATCTTCAACTGGTGCTGCTAAAGCTGTAGGCGTTGTACTTCCAGAAGTAAACGGCAAACTAACTGGTATGGCTTTCCGCGTACCAACTGCTAACGTATCTGTAGTTGACCTAACAGTTAACCTTAAGAACGGTGCTTCTTACGAAGCTATCTGTGCAGCTATGAAAGAAGCTTCTGAAGGCGAAATGGCTGGCGTTCTTGGTTACACTGAAGACCAAGTTGTTTCTCAAGACTTCATCGGTGAAGTTTGCACTTCAGTATTCGATGCTAAAGCTGGTATCGCACTTAACGACAAGTTCGTTAAAGTTGTATCTTGGTACGACAACGAAATCGGTTACTCAAACAAAGTTCTAGACCTAATCGCTCACGTTTCTAAGTAA
- the rlmA gene encoding 23S rRNA (guanine(745)-N(1))-methyltransferase, protein MSYQCPLCHLSLSLTERTYRCANNHSFDLAKEGYVNLMPVQHKRSKDPGDNKEMMQARRRFLEHDYYAPLRDSVAKLCLENNQSDQPTILDIGCGEGYYTAYIAEKTQAQVYGLDISKAMVKHAAKRYREVDFTVASSQRLPFADNTLSTIVRIYAPCQHDELYRTLKDQGIIITVTPAARHLYQLRELIYSDVRLHDEQPEVIEGFELESDEKLSYPMHLSGSDAYDLLQMTPFAWKATPEVVNNLKASETFICETDFSVRVYRKTN, encoded by the coding sequence ATGTCTTACCAATGCCCCCTTTGTCATCTGTCCCTCAGTCTCACCGAACGCACCTATCGTTGCGCCAATAATCACAGCTTCGACTTAGCCAAAGAAGGTTATGTCAACCTTATGCCTGTGCAGCACAAACGCTCTAAAGATCCGGGTGATAACAAAGAGATGATGCAGGCAAGACGTCGCTTTCTTGAGCACGACTACTACGCACCGTTGCGTGATAGCGTTGCAAAACTGTGTTTAGAAAATAACCAATCTGATCAGCCTACGATTCTCGATATTGGCTGTGGTGAAGGCTACTACACAGCTTACATCGCCGAGAAAACCCAAGCGCAGGTTTATGGACTTGATATCTCAAAAGCGATGGTTAAGCATGCCGCAAAACGCTACCGCGAGGTTGATTTTACTGTCGCCTCTAGTCAGCGGCTACCTTTTGCTGACAACACATTGAGTACCATTGTGCGTATCTATGCCCCTTGTCAGCACGATGAACTCTATCGCACGCTGAAAGATCAAGGGATCATTATCACCGTAACACCAGCGGCAAGACACCTCTATCAACTGCGTGAACTGATTTACAGTGATGTTCGCCTACATGATGAGCAACCGGAAGTCATCGAAGGTTTTGAGTTAGAATCGGACGAAAAATTGAGCTACCCAATGCACCTTTCGGGATCAGATGCGTATGACCTATTGCAGATGACACCATTTGCGTGGAAAGCCACGCCCGAAGTCGTCAATAACCTCAAAGCAAGTGAGACCTTCATCTGCGAAACGGATTTTTCAGTCAGAGTTTATCGAAAAACAAACTAA
- the ansA gene encoding asparaginase, producing MTRKHIYIAYTGGTIGMQKSDHGYIPVAGFMEKQLASMPEFHRPEMPEYTIHEYEPLIDSSDMTPKDWQQIADDIRDNYDKYDGFVILHGTDTMAYTASALSFMLENLAKPVIVTGSQIPLAELRSDGQANLLNALHIAANYPINEVTLFFNNQLMRGNRSTKSHADGFSAFTSPNLPALLEAGISIKVSNGVEVNERPEGEFTVHNITPQPIGVITMYPGISHEVIRNTLRQPVNAMILLTFGVGNAPQNPELLAHLKEASERGVIVVNLTQCLAGKVNMGGYATGCALADAGVISGFDMTPEAALAKLHYLLSQNLGYEEIKQQMQQVLRGEMSL from the coding sequence ATGACTAGAAAGCATATCTACATCGCATACACTGGCGGCACCATCGGCATGCAAAAGTCCGATCATGGTTATATTCCTGTTGCTGGTTTTATGGAGAAACAACTGGCAAGCATGCCAGAGTTCCATAGACCAGAAATGCCAGAATATACGATCCATGAGTATGAGCCATTGATCGACTCATCAGATATGACGCCAAAGGACTGGCAACAGATTGCAGATGATATTCGCGACAACTACGACAAGTATGATGGCTTTGTGATTTTGCACGGCACAGATACGATGGCTTACACCGCGTCTGCACTGTCATTTATGCTAGAAAATCTCGCAAAACCGGTTATCGTCACTGGCTCACAAATTCCGCTTGCAGAGCTTCGTTCTGATGGCCAGGCAAACCTACTCAATGCCCTGCATATTGCTGCGAATTACCCAATCAATGAAGTGACCCTGTTTTTCAACAATCAATTGATGCGTGGCAACCGCAGTACAAAATCTCACGCTGATGGTTTTAGTGCTTTCACCTCACCGAACTTGCCCGCACTTTTAGAAGCTGGGATCAGCATAAAAGTCAGTAATGGTGTTGAAGTCAATGAAAGGCCTGAAGGTGAGTTCACCGTGCATAACATCACACCACAACCGATTGGCGTGATTACCATGTATCCTGGTATCTCTCACGAAGTCATTCGCAATACCCTTCGCCAACCCGTCAATGCGATGATCCTATTGACCTTTGGTGTCGGCAACGCACCGCAAAATCCCGAACTTCTTGCTCACCTAAAAGAAGCCTCGGAGCGAGGTGTTATTGTCGTCAACTTGACTCAGTGTTTGGCAGGTAAAGTCAACATGGGTGGTTACGCGACCGGTTGTGCTCTTGCAGATGCCGGCGTGATCAGTGGCTTTGACATGACACCCGAAGCAGCTCTGGCTAAGTTGCATTACTTACTCAGCCAAAATTTGGGTTATGAAGAGATCAAACAACAGATGCAGCAAGTCTTGCGTGGCGAGATGAGTCTGTAA